The Pelmatolapia mariae isolate MD_Pm_ZW linkage group LG10_11, Pm_UMD_F_2, whole genome shotgun sequence genome includes a region encoding these proteins:
- the LOC134635401 gene encoding uncharacterized protein LOC134635401, producing the protein MGQEKVVSAHSLTGLEVSGLGSNAFYELEVLTQEKMPVTIDNLVKEDLVTGVLCDRRMPDRLKGKIYKAVVRPVALYGSACWPALTTHEQALNTMEMRMLRWSLGITRRDRVTNKDIRKRLGVAPIKEKMLKSHLRWYGHVIRSDENSVAKTAMMIDPEGCRPQGRPKKRWMDKIKEDIKTINASPEDALDRTKWRNLCRRADPAPAGTTLG; encoded by the exons ATGGGTCAAGAAAAGGTTGTCTCTGCCCACTCACTTACTGGTCTTGAAGTTTCTGGTTTGGGCAGCAATGCCTTCTATGAACTAGAAGTCCTAACACAGGAAAAGATGCCTGTCACCATAGATAACCTTGTAAAAGAAGATCTG GTCACTGGTGTCCTTTGCGACAGAAGAATGCCAGATCGACTCAAGGGAAAAATCTACAAAGCGGTGGTCCGCCCAGTAGCCCTGTATGGTTCCGCATGTTGGCCCGCATTGACCACACATGAACAGGCCCTAAACACCATGGAGATGCGCATGCTCCGATGGAGCCTGGGAATTACAAGACGGGACCGTGTTACGAACAAAGACATACGGAAGCGACTAGGTGTAGCCCCAATTAAGGAAAAGATGCTCAAGTCCCACCTGAGGTGGTATGGACACGTGATTCGAAGCGATGAGAACTCTGTAGCAAAAACGGCAATGATGATCGACCCAGAAGGATGCCGGCCCCAAGGCAGACCGAAGAAACGGTGGATGGACAAAATAAAGGAGGACATTAAGACCATCAACGCATCACCTGAGGACGCCTTGGACAGAACCAAATGGAGAAACCTTTGCCGAAGAGCGGACCCTGCACCAGCGGGAACAACGCtaggatga